Proteins encoded by one window of Roseibium sp. Sym1:
- a CDS encoding ABCB family ABC transporter ATP-binding protein/permease, whose product MTTLANLWPYIWPSNRPDLKKRVLLAIVALVIAKFVTVLSPYFFAWATDALTGEVADLPAFLVAPIMLVLAYNAARILAVAFNQLRDALFARVGQHAVRQLANLTFRHLHQLSLRYHLARRTGGLSRVIERGVKGIESIVRFTILNGFPTVLEFAIMAAVIWYQFGFFYVVVVAVMIVAYVWFTIKCSNWRIGIRREMNDSDTDANSKAIDSLLNFETVKYFGNEKMEADRFDVSMAKYEKAATKTWTSLAWLNFGQAVILGVGMAICMALSARAVLAGEQNIGDFVLINALLMQISIPLNFIGFLYREIRQGLADIESMFDLLLVPAEIKDKPGAGPLQAVEGRIAFKNVRFHYDADRPILKGIDFDVPAGRTVAIVGPSGAGKSTISRLLFRFYDVTDGAVEIDGQDVRDVTQESVRHAIGMVPQDTVLFNDTIAYNIRYGRPDATDEEVREAARMAQIHDFIEKLPQGYQSEVGERGLKLSGGEKQRVAIARTILKSPPILILDEATSALDTHTEREIQSALDEVSQNRTTLVIAHRLSTVVNADQIIVLEAGEIAERGTHLELLDKDGLYASMWARQREADEAEERLRAAMENDDLGIVTRGHTADYVPAK is encoded by the coding sequence CTGACAACGCTTGCCAATCTGTGGCCCTATATCTGGCCGTCGAACCGTCCGGATCTGAAAAAACGCGTTCTGCTGGCAATCGTCGCGCTGGTCATTGCCAAATTCGTCACGGTGCTGTCGCCGTATTTCTTTGCCTGGGCGACGGATGCACTGACCGGGGAAGTCGCGGACCTGCCAGCCTTTCTTGTTGCGCCGATCATGCTGGTATTGGCCTACAATGCGGCCCGTATCCTTGCCGTTGCCTTCAACCAGTTGAGAGACGCCCTGTTTGCGCGGGTCGGCCAGCATGCCGTCCGGCAATTGGCAAACCTGACATTCCGCCATCTGCATCAACTGTCCCTGCGCTATCACCTGGCCCGGCGCACCGGCGGCCTGAGCAGGGTGATCGAACGCGGCGTGAAAGGCATTGAATCGATTGTCCGCTTCACCATCCTGAACGGCTTCCCGACCGTACTCGAATTCGCCATCATGGCGGCCGTGATCTGGTACCAGTTCGGCTTCTTCTATGTCGTTGTCGTCGCGGTGATGATCGTTGCCTATGTCTGGTTCACCATCAAATGCTCCAACTGGCGCATCGGCATCCGCCGGGAGATGAACGACAGCGACACCGATGCCAACTCCAAGGCCATCGACAGTCTCCTCAACTTTGAAACGGTCAAGTATTTCGGCAACGAGAAAATGGAAGCCGACCGCTTCGACGTTTCCATGGCCAAATACGAGAAGGCCGCGACCAAGACCTGGACCTCCCTGGCGTGGCTCAATTTCGGCCAGGCCGTGATCCTGGGCGTCGGCATGGCCATCTGCATGGCACTGTCGGCCCGGGCGGTGCTTGCGGGTGAGCAGAATATCGGCGATTTCGTGCTGATAAACGCACTTCTGATGCAGATCTCCATTCCGCTGAATTTCATCGGCTTCCTGTACCGCGAGATCCGGCAGGGACTGGCGGATATCGAATCCATGTTCGACCTCCTGCTGGTGCCGGCCGAGATCAAGGACAAGCCGGGCGCCGGGCCCCTGCAGGCGGTGGAAGGGCGGATTGCCTTCAAGAACGTCCGCTTTCACTACGATGCCGACCGGCCGATCCTGAAGGGGATCGACTTTGACGTGCCGGCGGGCCGGACCGTTGCCATTGTCGGACCGTCCGGCGCGGGCAAGTCGACCATCTCGCGTCTGCTGTTCCGCTTTTACGATGTCACGGACGGTGCTGTTGAGATCGACGGTCAGGATGTGCGCGATGTCACCCAGGAAAGCGTGCGCCACGCCATCGGCATGGTGCCGCAGGACACGGTGCTCTTCAACGACACCATTGCCTACAACATCCGTTACGGCCGCCCCGACGCTACAGACGAGGAAGTGCGTGAAGCCGCCCGCATGGCGCAGATCCACGATTTCATCGAAAAGCTGCCCCAGGGCTACCAGTCGGAGGTCGGCGAGCGCGGGCTGAAACTGTCGGGTGGGGAAAAGCAGCGGGTCGCGATTGCCCGCACCATCCTGAAGTCGCCGCCGATCCTGATCCTTGACGAGGCGACGTCGGCGCTCGATACGCATACCGAACGGGAAATCCAGTCGGCACTGGACGAAGTCTCGCAGAACCGCACGACGCTCGTGATCGCCCACCGTCTGTCGACGGTCGTCAATGCCGACCAGATTATCGTGCTGGAAGCAGGTGAGATCGCCGAGCGCGGCACCCATCTGGAACTGCTCGACAAGGATGGTCTCTATGCGTCGATGTGGGCGCGTCAGCGCGAGGCCGACGAGGCGGAAGAACGGTTGCGGGCGGCCATGGAAAACGACGATCTGGGCATCGTCACACGCGGGCATACCGCGGATTACGTACCGGCGAAATGA